A region from the Acidobacteriota bacterium genome encodes:
- a CDS encoding sigma-70 family RNA polymerase sigma factor — MQSERRALDDLFSVTYEELRRLASSVKRSDQSVTLTPTALVNEAWLKLASSPRFASTSRLHFKRIAARAMRQVLVEAARRRNAHKRGGPDAIVIPIDDARDGGTLVGKDLVALDRALDELAKIEPRQALMVESRFFGGLDVVETAELLEVSEATILRDWRAAKAWLAHELRQAS; from the coding sequence ATGCAATCGGAAAGACGAGCACTCGATGATTTGTTTAGTGTGACGTATGAGGAACTGCGCCGCCTTGCTTCCAGCGTCAAGCGCAGCGACCAGAGCGTCACGCTGACTCCGACTGCCCTCGTCAACGAGGCGTGGCTGAAGTTGGCAAGTTCTCCACGCTTCGCGTCCACTTCGCGATTGCACTTCAAGCGCATCGCTGCCCGTGCCATGCGCCAGGTCCTGGTAGAAGCCGCTCGCCGTCGCAATGCTCACAAACGCGGTGGACCCGACGCCATCGTCATTCCCATCGACGATGCGCGAGACGGAGGGACGTTGGTGGGCAAGGATCTGGTCGCCCTCGATCGCGCCCTCGACGAATTGGCGAAGATCGAACCGCGTCAGGCATTGATGGTCGAGAGCCGTTTCTTCGGAGGCCTCGATGTCGTCGAAACCGCAGAGTTACTGGAAGTTTCCGAAGCCACCATTCTTCGTGACTGGCGGGCCGCGAAGGCGTGGCTCGCGCATGAACTTCGCCAGGCAAGCTGA